From the Rhodopirellula bahusiensis genome, one window contains:
- a CDS encoding sulfatase family protein, with protein sequence MPSNLTKASWLSRGLSPRFLFPLVLVLACIAAPISVASAADTERPNVVIVMADDLGYGDIGCYGAKGLKTPNIDRMASEGCRFTSGYCSASTCTPTRYSFLTGSYAFRFPGTGIAPPNSPALIPAGTTTTASLLQEAGYKTAVIGKWHLGLGEKNEGPDWNGDLKPGPLEIGFDHCILLPTTNDRVPQVYVNNHNVENLDPADPLWVGNKKPSKDHPTGITHRDTLKMDWTHGHNSTIHNGISRIGFYTGGHAARFRDEDLSDRWVAESKRWITENKDEPFFLFFASHDLHVPRVVHERFQGSTALGPRGDAIAELDWCVGELMKSLEENGLTEKTMLVFCSDNGPVLDDGYADDANEKLGNHDPNGPYQGGKYTVYEGGTRTPFITRMPGTIPVGVNDEMVCTIDFAASLAAMVGTELPNDACLDSHNMLGVLMNQSGATGREHLVQQDNGKLGNYGYRVGDWKLVRHDHKKSYNFDLSMTRKEVPQFELYNLDSDPAEQNDLSQSEPERAKQMQQELQKLLDAGRSR encoded by the coding sequence ATGCCGTCGAATCTCACGAAGGCCAGTTGGCTTTCCCGCGGTCTTTCACCGCGTTTTTTGTTCCCACTCGTCCTTGTTCTCGCTTGCATCGCAGCCCCGATTTCGGTGGCGTCAGCGGCTGATACCGAGCGTCCCAATGTGGTGATCGTGATGGCCGATGACCTCGGCTACGGCGACATCGGTTGCTACGGAGCCAAGGGACTCAAAACGCCAAACATCGATCGCATGGCTTCCGAAGGCTGCCGCTTCACCAGCGGTTATTGCTCGGCGTCGACTTGCACGCCAACCCGTTACTCGTTCCTCACCGGTTCCTACGCGTTTCGTTTTCCCGGAACCGGAATCGCGCCACCGAACAGCCCCGCGTTGATTCCCGCTGGAACCACGACAACGGCCAGCCTGCTTCAAGAGGCTGGCTACAAGACCGCGGTCATCGGCAAGTGGCACCTGGGCTTGGGTGAAAAAAACGAAGGCCCGGACTGGAACGGCGATCTGAAACCAGGTCCTTTGGAAATCGGTTTTGATCACTGCATCCTGCTGCCAACCACGAACGACCGCGTGCCGCAGGTTTACGTCAACAATCACAATGTCGAAAACTTGGATCCCGCGGACCCACTGTGGGTCGGCAACAAGAAGCCGTCAAAAGATCACCCGACCGGGATCACCCATCGCGACACATTGAAGATGGATTGGACGCACGGTCACAACTCCACAATCCACAACGGCATCAGCCGCATCGGGTTCTACACGGGAGGCCACGCCGCCCGGTTCCGCGATGAAGATTTATCGGACCGCTGGGTCGCAGAATCCAAACGCTGGATCACTGAGAACAAAGACGAACCGTTCTTCCTCTTCTTCGCATCGCACGACTTGCACGTTCCTCGTGTGGTTCATGAACGTTTCCAAGGCAGCACCGCACTCGGGCCTCGCGGCGACGCCATCGCGGAACTGGATTGGTGCGTTGGCGAACTGATGAAATCGCTCGAGGAAAACGGACTGACAGAAAAAACCATGCTCGTCTTCTGCAGTGACAACGGTCCGGTCTTGGATGATGGCTACGCGGACGACGCCAATGAGAAACTTGGCAACCATGATCCCAACGGGCCTTATCAAGGCGGCAAGTACACGGTTTACGAAGGCGGAACGCGAACGCCATTCATCACCCGGATGCCCGGCACGATTCCTGTTGGTGTCAACGACGAAATGGTTTGCACGATCGACTTCGCCGCCAGCCTCGCCGCCATGGTCGGGACAGAACTTCCAAATGACGCTTGCCTGGATAGCCACAACATGCTCGGAGTGCTGATGAACCAATCCGGTGCAACCGGCCGTGAACACCTGGTTCAACAAGACAACGGAAAGCTCGGCAACTACGGCTATCGCGTTGGCGATTGGAAACTTGTCCGGCATGACCACAAGAAGTCGTACAACTTCGATCTGTCGATGACACGAAAAGAGGTCCCACAATTCGAGCTTTACAACCTTGACTCAGATCCGGCCGAACAGAATGATTTGAGTCAGAGCGAACCCGAACGAGCGAAGCAAATGCAACAGGAACTTCAAAAGCTCCTCGATGCCGGCCGCAGTCGCTAA
- a CDS encoding NAD-dependent epimerase/dehydratase family protein — translation MRVIVTGSSGLIGSAAVRHWDALGDEVIGIDNDMRATFFGPDGSTKWNQSRLEEETSNFRTVSLDIRDRDGVLDLFKNEPPDLVVHCAAQPSHDKAAAIPFLDFEVNANGTLNLLEGTRQHAPEAVFCHMSTNKVYGDAPNELPLDELETRWEYAREEDYDGISESCRIDQTMHSLFGASKTAADVLAQEYGKYFGLKTGIFRGGCLTGASHSGVELHGFLSYLVHVAVTGKPYTIFGYKGKQVRDQIECSDVVKAFEAFSKNPRPGEVYNIGGGRDNAASVLECIQKIEDISGHKVKWTLGDDNRKGDHICYISDLSKLRRDYPDWDIRVSLDEILRQMIASEESKLATA, via the coding sequence ATGCGTGTGATTGTGACAGGTTCCAGTGGGCTAATCGGCTCGGCCGCGGTGCGGCATTGGGACGCCCTGGGTGACGAAGTCATCGGCATCGACAACGACATGCGAGCCACCTTCTTCGGCCCGGATGGCAGCACCAAGTGGAACCAGTCACGACTGGAAGAGGAAACATCGAACTTCCGAACCGTTTCACTCGACATTCGTGATCGCGACGGCGTGTTGGACCTGTTCAAAAACGAACCACCGGATTTGGTGGTTCATTGTGCGGCCCAACCTTCGCATGACAAAGCAGCGGCGATTCCGTTTCTGGATTTCGAAGTCAACGCCAACGGCACGTTGAACCTGCTGGAAGGAACTCGCCAGCATGCACCCGAAGCCGTGTTCTGCCACATGAGCACGAACAAAGTGTACGGCGATGCACCCAACGAACTGCCTCTCGACGAGTTGGAAACTCGCTGGGAATACGCTCGCGAAGAAGACTACGACGGCATCAGTGAATCGTGCCGCATCGACCAAACCATGCACTCGCTGTTCGGTGCGTCGAAGACCGCGGCAGATGTTTTGGCGCAAGAGTACGGCAAGTACTTCGGTCTGAAAACGGGCATCTTTCGTGGCGGATGTTTGACAGGGGCCAGCCACAGTGGGGTCGAGCTGCACGGCTTTTTGAGTTACCTCGTTCACGTCGCGGTGACGGGCAAGCCCTACACGATCTTTGGCTATAAAGGCAAACAAGTTCGCGACCAAATCGAATGCAGCGACGTGGTCAAAGCATTCGAAGCATTCTCAAAGAACCCGCGTCCGGGCGAGGTTTACAACATTGGTGGCGGACGCGACAACGCGGCCAGCGTTTTGGAATGCATTCAAAAGATCGAAGACATCTCAGGCCACAAAGTGAAGTGGACGTTGGGCGATGACAATCGCAAAGGCGATCACATTTGCTACATCAGCGACCTGAGCAAATTGCGACGCGACTACCCGGACTGGGACATTCGCGTTTCGCTGGACGAGATCTTGCGTCAGATGATTGCGAGCGAAGAGTCCAAGCTCGCGACCGCATGA
- a CDS encoding ThuA domain-containing protein: MKTWLSLVLLSAVAFPLAAFAAEPDSAPLVYEGGEGIGKGKHIVFVANDHEYRSEQACPALAKILAKHHGFRCTVLFGINEDGEIKAGDSPVPGMEALKDADLLFFFTRFMRLPDEQVDLLVDYFERGGPVVGARTSTHCFNGQKGKWAKLNFNYEGDDYLGGLGEQVFGNTWHAKRGQSHYGGNHSSSSRIKAVESATDHPIMTGVGSMHGYSGAYKSQPPTGATPLVEVQVLNTFEPSDDVNTDKPKVSAGWTRDHYVAPSGDKKDARVAYFSYGASEDLLDEDTRRCFANACLWALGMEDQINADLDMSVVGSFVPTPFTTGALYRDNVLPSELAGWDSEIMPTDHVLGGMDNPKMVRKVNSALKARPELRRQVAEDYPKLYGDEAK; this comes from the coding sequence ATGAAGACTTGGCTCTCACTGGTTTTACTTTCTGCTGTCGCGTTTCCACTTGCCGCTTTTGCCGCTGAGCCCGACAGTGCTCCGTTGGTTTACGAGGGTGGCGAAGGCATCGGTAAAGGCAAACACATCGTGTTTGTTGCGAACGATCACGAGTACCGATCGGAGCAGGCTTGCCCGGCGCTCGCGAAAATTCTGGCGAAGCATCACGGTTTCCGCTGCACGGTTTTGTTCGGGATCAACGAGGACGGCGAGATCAAAGCCGGCGACTCACCCGTGCCGGGCATGGAAGCTTTGAAGGATGCAGACCTGCTGTTCTTCTTCACCCGTTTCATGCGACTGCCCGACGAACAAGTCGACTTGTTGGTGGACTACTTCGAACGAGGTGGTCCGGTTGTCGGCGCTCGGACGTCGACTCACTGTTTCAACGGCCAAAAGGGAAAGTGGGCGAAACTGAACTTCAATTATGAAGGTGACGACTACCTTGGCGGTTTGGGCGAACAGGTCTTTGGCAACACATGGCACGCGAAACGTGGGCAAAGTCATTACGGTGGCAACCACAGTTCGAGCAGCCGGATCAAGGCGGTGGAATCCGCAACCGATCATCCGATCATGACCGGCGTTGGATCAATGCACGGCTACAGCGGAGCGTACAAGTCACAACCGCCGACCGGAGCCACGCCGTTGGTGGAGGTCCAGGTGCTTAACACATTTGAACCAAGCGACGACGTCAACACTGACAAACCGAAAGTGTCTGCTGGTTGGACCCGCGATCACTACGTTGCACCCTCGGGTGACAAGAAGGACGCACGAGTTGCTTACTTCTCGTACGGAGCATCGGAGGACTTGCTCGACGAAGACACTCGTCGCTGTTTCGCGAACGCTTGCTTGTGGGCACTCGGAATGGAAGACCAGATCAACGCAGACTTGGACATGAGCGTTGTGGGATCGTTTGTCCCAACTCCATTCACCACCGGCGCTCTGTACCGAGACAACGTGCTTCCGTCAGAGCTGGCCGGTTGGGACAGCGAAATCATGCCGACCGACCACGTGTTGGGCGGAATGGACAATCCCAAGATGGTTCGCAAAGTCAACTCGGCTTTGAAGGCTCGTCCTGAGCTGCGTCGCCAAGTCGCTGAGGATTATCCCAAGCTTTATGGCGACGAAGCCAAATGA
- a CDS encoding TolC family protein, protein MRKTLSIWLLTGTVLLPAAMGCNRTHYRKQADNEAYALMDEKASHVSRPVNAPLRIELDRRSRMFNPFDLDFQPMPLDDPASNRYMQCVDGRRGYPMWEANGLTNAAESPDWWQFLPLNDDGILELNSENAVKIALLHSPDYQRQMEQLYLSALDVSSQRFQFDTQYFAGAGASFSQSDQRFGATRDSDSVTSVGGDVALSRQFATGANLLVNFANEVVWNLNGPDTRTTSTVLDFTLLQPLLRGAGRDRIMELLTLSERRLLANVRNFERFRRGFYLDIVTGRNNDSSVSRSGGTFSANTGAFTGFDSGFANLGGGGGTGVPQAGGFIGLLQDQLQIRNLEENIARLGENLVILDNTLIELLTTIPDDPEAIIRQRLQIAQARSALLSSQSSLVSRRVGYQNSVDSFLRDLGLPPYICVEINDPMLERFELIDRTLRNRREELIEVRLAVGEINIGLLESSESSLNPETGLPESKLTWDDNTIQLIEQLRSSVEPLSKFTEDLISEDLPRVEADLQKLSELIPERKNQTDSLLQLYREEQATVCSLLGIETVDESIFDLDPVLELGEELDSQFSEIASRLDAYKVAVKQLNDRIDVFLETGPQSENRVEIAAQVRGEVILASQDLLANLGEDVLALQLIQARARVESLLLPEVEINPAEALQIARVNRRDWANARAALVDTYRRIEFFADDLESDLDLVVSGGVSRAAVTDLPNNDNTSLRIGLRWDAPITRLQERNTYRQALIEYEQAKRSYYNFEDSVWQGLRSSIRQLQANRINFELGRQSVRIAANQLELNEDIRSFRDARGLNSGPTAARDTISALGDLLDSQNSLLNIFVNFEVVRRSLDLDLGTMELTPDGLWIDPGPIQPEYLLGLVGTSEGGLIDCGVTTSNALCPTPDCGMPLKEQPKAPIFGF, encoded by the coding sequence ATGCGAAAAACACTGTCCATTTGGCTACTAACCGGAACCGTGCTGTTGCCAGCCGCGATGGGGTGCAACCGCACGCACTATCGCAAACAGGCCGACAATGAAGCCTACGCGTTGATGGACGAGAAAGCCTCGCACGTATCACGCCCGGTCAACGCGCCGTTGCGGATCGAGCTGGACCGTCGCAGTCGAATGTTCAACCCATTCGACCTCGACTTCCAACCAATGCCGTTGGATGACCCAGCCTCGAATCGATACATGCAGTGTGTCGATGGCCGCCGTGGCTACCCAATGTGGGAAGCCAATGGACTGACCAACGCTGCCGAAAGCCCGGATTGGTGGCAGTTCTTGCCGCTCAATGATGACGGCATCCTCGAACTCAACTCAGAGAACGCCGTCAAAATTGCGTTGCTGCATTCCCCCGACTACCAGCGACAAATGGAACAGTTGTACCTGTCCGCGTTGGATGTCTCGAGCCAACGGTTCCAGTTCGACACCCAATACTTCGCCGGTGCCGGAGCTTCGTTCAGCCAGAGCGATCAACGCTTCGGAGCCACTCGCGATTCTGACTCGGTCACCAGTGTTGGCGGCGACGTCGCGCTGAGCCGTCAATTCGCGACCGGAGCCAACTTGCTGGTCAACTTTGCCAATGAAGTTGTCTGGAACCTGAACGGTCCCGACACGCGAACGACTTCCACTGTGCTCGACTTCACGTTGTTGCAACCGTTGCTGCGAGGTGCCGGTCGCGATCGCATCATGGAATTGCTGACGCTATCCGAGCGTCGACTGCTCGCCAACGTTCGCAACTTTGAACGATTCCGTCGAGGTTTCTACTTGGACATCGTCACCGGCCGAAACAACGACAGCAGTGTCAGTCGTTCCGGCGGCACGTTCTCGGCCAACACCGGTGCCTTCACCGGGTTCGACTCTGGGTTCGCCAACCTTGGTGGTGGCGGAGGGACCGGCGTTCCTCAAGCTGGCGGCTTCATCGGTTTGCTCCAGGACCAACTGCAAATCCGCAACTTGGAGGAGAACATCGCTCGACTGGGCGAGAACCTGGTCATTCTCGACAACACATTGATTGAATTGTTGACCACCATTCCCGATGACCCCGAAGCCATCATTCGTCAGCGTCTGCAAATTGCACAAGCGAGATCGGCATTGCTTAGCTCGCAGAGCTCGTTGGTCTCGCGCCGCGTTGGCTATCAAAACTCCGTCGACTCGTTCCTTCGTGACCTTGGGTTGCCACCATACATCTGCGTCGAGATCAACGACCCGATGTTGGAACGTTTCGAACTGATTGACCGCACGCTCCGAAATCGCCGCGAAGAATTGATCGAAGTGCGATTGGCCGTCGGTGAAATCAACATTGGACTGCTGGAATCAAGCGAGAGCTCACTGAACCCAGAAACGGGGCTCCCGGAATCCAAACTCACTTGGGACGACAACACGATTCAATTGATCGAACAACTCCGATCCTCCGTCGAACCGCTGTCCAAGTTCACGGAAGACTTGATCAGCGAAGACTTGCCTCGCGTCGAGGCCGACCTTCAGAAGTTGTCCGAGCTGATTCCGGAACGCAAAAACCAAACCGATTCTTTGCTGCAACTGTACCGCGAAGAACAAGCGACCGTGTGTTCGCTGTTGGGCATCGAAACAGTTGACGAATCCATCTTCGACTTGGACCCGGTGCTCGAACTTGGCGAAGAACTCGATTCGCAGTTCTCCGAAATCGCGAGTCGACTCGACGCTTACAAAGTCGCTGTCAAGCAACTCAACGATCGGATCGATGTCTTCTTGGAAACCGGTCCGCAATCCGAAAACCGAGTCGAAATTGCTGCCCAGGTTCGCGGCGAAGTGATTCTGGCCAGCCAAGACTTGTTGGCAAACTTGGGTGAAGACGTCCTAGCGTTGCAACTGATTCAAGCACGTGCCCGTGTGGAATCACTGTTGTTGCCCGAAGTGGAAATCAACCCAGCCGAAGCACTGCAAATCGCTCGTGTGAACCGCCGTGACTGGGCCAACGCCCGAGCCGCGTTGGTGGACACCTATCGTCGGATCGAGTTCTTCGCCGACGACTTGGAAAGCGATTTGGACTTGGTCGTTTCGGGTGGGGTCAGCCGTGCTGCGGTGACGGATCTTCCCAACAACGACAACACCAGTCTTCGGATTGGACTTCGCTGGGACGCCCCGATCACTCGCCTGCAGGAACGCAACACCTACCGTCAAGCGTTGATCGAATACGAACAAGCCAAGCGGTCGTACTACAACTTCGAAGACAGCGTGTGGCAGGGCCTTCGCTCAAGCATTCGCCAGCTCCAAGCCAACCGGATTAACTTCGAACTGGGACGCCAATCAGTTCGCATCGCAGCAAACCAATTGGAACTCAACGAAGACATCCGGTCGTTCCGAGACGCTCGCGGATTGAACAGCGGACCGACCGCGGCTCGCGATACGATCTCGGCACTGGGTGACTTGCTGGACTCGCAGAACTCGCTGCTGAACATCTTTGTGAACTTCGAAGTTGTTCGTCGCAGTCTCGATTTGGACCTCGGAACGATGGAGCTGACACCCGACGGACTCTGGATTGATCCAGGTCCCATCCAGCCGGAATACCTACTCGGATTGGTTGGAACATCCGAAGGCGGCTTGATCGATTGCGGTGTCACAACGTCCAACGCTCTGTGCCCGACGCCTGACTGTGGCATGCCACTGAAGGAACAACCCAAAGCACCGATCTTTGGCTTCTAA